The Apium graveolens cultivar Ventura chromosome 6, ASM990537v1, whole genome shotgun sequence genome contains a region encoding:
- the LOC141668347 gene encoding LOW QUALITY PROTEIN: strychnine-11-hydroxylase-like (The sequence of the model RefSeq protein was modified relative to this genomic sequence to represent the inferred CDS: deleted 2 bases in 1 codon) produces MSFSIFLTIFFMIAMPLLMLLIIIENNKHERSKRPPGPKQLPVIGNLHQLSRSPHRSLLHLSRKHGSLMFLQLGSVPTLVVSSAAMAKEILKTRDLVFSSRPVLYATEKLTYKSSSISFAPYGEYWRQIRKIAVIELLSAKRVQSFKDVREQEVAGMIKRVANSSPGRINMSELMLLLVNNIVLRVVFSMKGSDYSEEHVKSEFDKILHVTQELIGMVNIGDYFPWMAWFNKVNGVEARLDENFRKLDSFYDKAIREHRESLSRSGPREHEDLVDVLLRIQTDPDQDIGLTDDHIKAVLTDMFVAGTDTSSATLVWIMIELIKNPSVMSKAQEEVRSVVKGKGTLVQESDLPKLEYLKMIIKEAFRLHPPVPLLIPHETTEKCTIEGYEIPAKTRVFINTTAISMDPEVWENPEEFIPERFLNSPIDFRGQHFELLPFGAGRRGCPGTNFAVLIIELALANLLLGFDWRLPDGMNAEDIDMEEAIGITVHKKTPLYLVASPNVHR; encoded by the exons ATGAGTTTTTCAATTTTCTTGACAATCTTTTTTATGATTGCCATGCCTCTGTTGATGTTGCTGATTATAATTGAAAACAATAAACATGAACGAAGTAAACGTCCTCCAGGGCCTAAGCAGTTGCCAGTGATCGGGAACCTTCATCAGCTGAGTCGATCTCCTCATCGATCACTTCTTCACCTTTCAAGAAAACATGGCTCCCTGATGTTTCTACAACTTGGCTCTGTTCCAACTCTTGTTGTCTCATCAGCAGCAATGGCCAAAGAAATTTTGAAGACGCGTGATTTAGTTTTCTCCAGCCGTCCTGTTCTCTATGCCACGGAAAAATTAACCTACAAGAGCTCATCTATTTCCTTTGCTCCCTACGGAGAGTACTGGAGGCAAATACGCAAAATTGCAGTTATAGAGCTATTAAGTGCAAAGAGAGTTCAATCTTTTAAAGATGTCCGAGAACAAGAAGTTGCAGGTATGATTAAAAGAGTTGCAAATTCTTCACCTGGTCGTATTAATATGAGTGAGTTGATGCTTTTGCTAGTTAACAATATT GTACTCAGGGTGGTATTTAGTATGAAAGGAAGTGATTACAGTGAAGAGCATGTAAAGAGTGAGTTCGATAAAATCCTTCATGTAACGCAAGAACTAATAGGCATGGTAAATATTGGTGACTATTTTCCCTGGATGGCTTGGTTTAACAAGGTGAACGGTGTGGAAGCACGATTAGATGAAAATTTCAGAAAGTTGGATAGCTTTTATGACAAGGCAATACGAGAGCACCGGGAAAGCCTGAGCAGATCTGGACCTCGTGAGCATGAAGATCTTGTTGATGTATTGCTTCGAATTCAGACTGATCCAGATCAAGATATTGGactgactgatgatcacatcaAAGCTGTTCTTACG GACATGTTTGTAGCTGGAACAGATACTTCTTCAGCAACATTAGTATGGATTATGATAGAACTCATCAAAAATCCATCAGTAATGAGTAAAGCACAGGAAGAAGTGAGAAGTGTTGTCAAGGGAAAAGGGACATTGGTCCAAGAGAGCGATCTTCCAAAACTCGAATATTTGAAGATGATTATAAAAGAGGCATTTAGGCTCCACCCTCCAGTTCCCTTACTAATTCCACATGAAACTACAGAAAAATGCACCATTGAAGGTTATGAAATTCCAGCCAAAACAAGGGTGTTCATTAACACTACTGCAATATCTATGGATCCCGAAGTGTGGGAAAATCCAGAAGAATTTATACCAGAGAGATTCTTGAATAGTCCCATTGATTTCAGAGGCCAGCACTTTGAGTTGTTACCATTTGGGGCAGGTCGGAGGGGTTGTCCAGGTACCAATTTTGCGGTGCTAATAATAGAGCTTGCACTTGCTAATCTATTGCTCGGCTTTGATTGGAGACTCCCTGATGGAATGAATGCTGAAGACATTGACATGGAAGAGGCTATTGGCATTACAGTCCATAAGAAAACTCCTCTTTACCTTGTTGCTTCACCAAATGTGCATCGTTAA